A single region of the Vicia villosa cultivar HV-30 ecotype Madison, WI linkage group LG4, Vvil1.0, whole genome shotgun sequence genome encodes:
- the LOC131598163 gene encoding uncharacterized protein LOC131598163: MSRPIEPLKEINDSKDLWKIAVRCKHLWTVTSSLNKEHMEMVLVDSKRDMIQAVVPAYLLSKFKSQIETGNSYIMQNFKVGRNDFAFKSTNHTHKLLKEDLIGGITDITQTQVNGDNNKNRIVFSIVDASKTVVQCTLWGQLAVQIYEYYKNNKQASNIVIVLINARVKEAQGGFPVSVSNTWNGTKLLINDLAIEEVKSLKERLGVDLPLLSSSSVQVETTQNSFYSDYDKFETTCVTVATLDKFDAGQMGWYYDGCVECTRSVTAKDGKLKCFKDHISPEPVPRYKLDITAVDGSSKAKFVFWDTDCVKLIGKSALQMKMDLTQSVDYDPLEFPYELDSILAKELAIRAVYQPKNGRLSVIGFKTDEDVRNKIKESFKFEEEPLSASAENDLSIENSGLTPCKRLMNDAVEDNDSVQQSSTKMAKDIKQEK; encoded by the exons ATGTCTCGCCCTATTGAGCCATTGAAAGAGATCAATGATTCAAAAGATTTGTGGAAGATCGCTGTTAGATGCAAACATCTATGGACTGTCACAAGTTCtttaaacaaagaacacatggagatGGTTTTGGTTGATTCTAAG CGTGATATGATTCAGGCTGTTGTCCCTGCTTATTTGCTttccaaattcaaatctcaaattGAAACAGGAAACTCTTATATCATGCAAAATTTTAAAGTTGGGAGGAATGATTTTGCTTTTAAGTCGACAAATCATACGCACAAATTG TTGAAGGAAG atttgattggaggaaTCACTGATATCACTCAAACCCAAGTTAACggtgacaacaacaagaacagaatagTTTTTTCAATTGTAGATGCCAGCAAAACAGTTGTACAATGTACTCTTTGGGGCCAACTTGCAGTTCAGATATATGAGTATTATAAGAATAATAAGCAAGCATCAAATATTGTCATTGTTCTAATCAATGCAAGGGTTAAAGAGGCTCAAG GAGGATTTCCAGTTAGTGTTTCCAACACATGGAATGGAACGAAACTGTTGATTAATGACCTTGCTATTGAGGAAGTCAAGAGTCTAAAAGAAAG ACTTGGTGTTGATTTGCCTTTGTTATCATCTTCAAGTGTACAAGTTGAGACGACGCAAAACTCATTTTATTCTGACTATGACAAATTT GAAACAACCTGTGTTACCGTTGCTACCCTCGATAAGTTTGATGCTGGGCAAATGGGGTGGTACTATGATGGATGTGTGGAATGTACAAGGAGTGTGACTGCCAAGGATGGAAAGCTGAAGTGTTTTAAGGATCATATTAGCCCAGAACCTGTGCCACG GTATAAGCTTGATATAACAGCTGTTGACGGCAGTTCGAAGGCAAAGTTCGTCTTTTGGGACACAGACTGCGTGAAGTTAATTGGGAAGTCTGCTCTTCAAATGAAGATGGATTTAACACAG TCTGTTGATTACGATCCACTTGAGTTCCCTTACGAACTTGACTCCATATTGGCAAAAGAATTGGCAATTAGAGCTGTTTATCAGCCTAAAAATGGGAGACTTTCTGTCATTGGCTTCAAGACTGATGAAGATGTGCGTAATAAAATTAAGGAGAGTTTCAAATTTGAAGAG GAACCTCTATCTGCATCTGCAGAAAATGATCTGAGCATTGAAAATTCAGGACTCACTCCATGTAAGAGACTTATGAATGATGCAGTAGAAGATAATGATAGTGTACAACAATCATCAACAAAGATGGCCAAAGATATTAAACAGGAGAAATAG